A genomic region of Candidatus Zixiibacteriota bacterium contains the following coding sequences:
- a CDS encoding DUF2087 domain-containing protein — protein sequence MNARTAMPRTTDSTFLTSAEVAEKLKLNQQVVVRKLQSGEIPGYKIGKDWRVSDRQLEAWLETRSNQNQLGERAKVERAFFKKGRLVEIPAQRKRRVYVLERLLEEFEHNRVYSEAEVNDILRRFHSDVCTLRREFIMEKMMVRDQGSYRRTTSYRPLAR from the coding sequence GTGAACGCCAGAACGGCCATGCCCAGAACCACCGATTCCACCTTCCTCACCTCCGCCGAGGTGGCTGAGAAACTCAAACTGAATCAACAGGTTGTGGTCAGAAAGCTGCAATCCGGGGAAATCCCCGGATACAAGATCGGCAAGGACTGGCGCGTCTCGGACCGCCAACTGGAGGCATGGCTGGAGACACGTTCGAATCAGAACCAATTGGGCGAACGCGCCAAAGTCGAACGGGCGTTCTTCAAGAAGGGCCGGCTCGTGGAGATTCCGGCGCAGCGGAAAAGGCGCGTCTACGTTCTTGAGCGCCTCCTCGAGGAATTCGAACACAACCGGGTCTACAGCGAAGCTGAGGTCAATGACATCCTGCGGCGGTTCCACAGCGACGTCTGCACACTGCGACGCGAGTTCATCATGGAGAAGATGATGGTCCGCGACCAGGGCTCATATCGCCGCACGACCTCGTACCGCCCACTGGCCAGATGA
- a CDS encoding uracil-DNA glycosylase family protein, producing MKHDCYAVPSVDLQPGTVRLVMIAEAAPPSVDDYFYARGVPLFGRTTLEAFRDAGVKLSSIRDLLDLGVYLTTAVKCGKTAYAIRTETVQECSQLLERELAAFPAVEVIMLMGDVAIKALNSVAKRQGEDRVIPAGSTYKIRRGEYHYRGARVFPSYLQAGPSFFIEKSKRKMIAEDIAAALRLIR from the coding sequence GTGAAACACGACTGCTACGCTGTCCCGTCGGTCGATCTGCAACCGGGGACTGTGCGTCTCGTGATGATCGCCGAAGCGGCACCGCCCTCTGTCGACGACTACTTCTATGCCAGGGGAGTTCCACTTTTTGGTCGCACAACTCTTGAGGCGTTCCGGGATGCCGGAGTGAAGCTCTCCTCGATCCGCGATCTTCTCGACCTCGGTGTCTACTTGACCACCGCGGTGAAATGCGGGAAGACGGCATATGCCATCCGCACGGAAACGGTTCAGGAGTGTTCGCAACTGTTGGAGCGTGAGCTGGCCGCATTCCCCGCCGTGGAAGTGATCATGCTGATGGGGGATGTGGCGATCAAGGCCCTCAACAGTGTCGCCAAGCGTCAGGGAGAAGACCGTGTGATTCCGGCCGGATCCACATACAAGATCCGCCGAGGGGAATACCACTATCGCGGGGCACGCGTGTTCCCATCGTATCTTCAGGCGGGGCCCAGCTTCTTCATCGAAAAGAGCAAACGCAAGATGATTGCGGAAGACATCGCCGCGGCGTTGCGTCTGATCCGATAA